One Nostoc punctiforme PCC 73102 DNA window includes the following coding sequences:
- a CDS encoding alpha-hydroxy acid oxidase, producing MTVVSNDHRFQPINLFEYEKLAKEHLSQMTLDYYSSGAWDEITLRDNRAAFERVKLRPRILVDVSDRNLTTSILGQPLQLPLLIAPMAFQCLAHPDGEVATALAAASAGVGMVLSTMATKSIEEVATACDKFPESLRWFQLYIHKDKGLTRALVEKAYKAGYKALCLTVDAPVLGQRERDRRNEFALPTDLHLANLATISGLDISHEKGESGLFTYFAQQLNPAVTWDDLEWLQSLSPLPLVIKGVLRGDDAVRAVEYGAKAIVVSNHGGRQLDGAIASLDALVEIVAAVDGKIEVLLDGGIRRGTDILKALALGAKAVLIGRPILWGLAVAGQVGVSHVISLLQGELNVGMALSGCAKLQDINLSLLTLPRF from the coding sequence ATGACAGTTGTATCCAACGACCATCGCTTTCAACCCATAAATCTCTTTGAGTACGAAAAGCTAGCAAAAGAGCATCTGTCTCAAATGACCCTTGATTACTATAGCAGTGGTGCTTGGGACGAAATCACATTACGAGATAATCGTGCTGCTTTTGAGCGAGTCAAGTTAAGACCTCGGATATTAGTCGATGTTAGCGATCGCAATTTAACTACCTCCATTTTAGGACAACCTCTGCAACTACCTTTGTTAATTGCGCCGATGGCTTTTCAATGTCTAGCTCATCCAGATGGAGAAGTGGCCACAGCTCTAGCTGCCGCATCAGCTGGTGTGGGAATGGTATTAAGTACAATGGCCACAAAGAGCATTGAAGAAGTAGCGACTGCGTGTGATAAATTTCCAGAGTCTCTGCGATGGTTCCAGCTTTACATCCATAAAGACAAGGGATTAACTCGTGCTTTGGTAGAAAAAGCCTATAAAGCAGGCTACAAAGCACTTTGTCTGACTGTAGATGCACCTGTTCTCGGACAACGCGAAAGAGATAGACGTAACGAGTTTGCTTTACCCACAGACTTACATCTAGCTAATCTCGCCACCATCTCAGGGCTAGATATTTCCCATGAAAAAGGCGAATCTGGATTATTTACCTATTTTGCCCAACAACTAAACCCAGCAGTAACTTGGGATGATTTGGAATGGTTGCAATCTTTATCTCCACTACCTTTAGTTATCAAAGGAGTTTTACGGGGAGATGATGCTGTGCGGGCTGTAGAATATGGGGCCAAAGCAATTGTTGTTTCCAATCATGGTGGCAGACAACTCGATGGTGCGATCGCTTCTTTAGATGCACTAGTTGAAATAGTAGCAGCAGTGGATGGTAAAATAGAAGTACTGCTGGATGGGGGCATTCGCAGGGGTACAGACATTCTCAAAGCTCTGGCATTAGGAGCAAAAGCGGTACTGATTGGACGACCTATTTTGTGGGGACTAGCAGTAGCAGGACAAGTTGGTGTATCTCACGTCATCTCACTGCTACAAGGTGAGCTAAATGTGGGAATGGCACTTAGTGGCTGTGCAAAGCTACAGGATATTAACCTTAGTTTATTGACGTTGCCACGCTTTTAA